The following coding sequences lie in one Arachis hypogaea cultivar Tifrunner chromosome 4, arahy.Tifrunner.gnm2.J5K5, whole genome shotgun sequence genomic window:
- the LOC112794549 gene encoding cysteine proteinase inhibitor 5: protein MTRTNCLIVMLFLFCFAPLYSSVFADTATTRRGSASLMSPLIPVNLDVNEPEVIEIANFAVSEHNKRSNPMLKLSQILSCTKLYLTIGASYSLQLLAHDGFETLNYSARVFHQTSIFNSSYQLRSFELVPPPLQ from the coding sequence ATGACGAGAACTAATTGCCTTATTGTCATGCTCTTTCTCTTTTGCTTTGCTCCACTCTACTCCTCCGTCTTCGCCGACACAGCCACCACCCGGCGAGGGTCAGCATCGCTTATGAGTCCATTGATTCCTGTGAATTTGGATGTGAACGAGCCAGAGGTGATTGAGATAGCGAATTTTGCAGTGAGCGAGCATAACAAGAGATCTAATCCGATGCTGAAACTATCACAGATCCTTAGTTGTACAAAATTATATCTCACAATTGGAGCCTCCTACTCCCTTCAGCTGCTGGCACATGATGGCTTCGAGACTCTCAACTACTCCGCTCGAGTATTTCATCAAACCTCCATCTTTAATTCCTCCTATCAACTCCGAAGCTTTGAACTTGTTCCTCCCCCTCTTCAGTAA